The Desulfobulbaceae bacterium genome includes a window with the following:
- a CDS encoding PEP-CTERM sorting domain-containing protein, producing the protein SSLGSISSITATRIAEPVPEPATITLFGMGIIGLWLFTKKKQTC; encoded by the coding sequence CTCTTCCCTAGGCTCAATTTCTTCAATTACAGCTACTCGCATCGCGGAACCAGTTCCTGAACCAGCCACCATTACTTTATTTGGTATGGGAATAATCGGTTTATGGCTGTTTACTAAGAAGAAACAAACTTGTTGA